Genomic window (Paenibacillus sp. 37):
AAGAATACACACCGAACCGCCAGCTGACCTGGCTGAACAATTCGCAACCAAAACAAACAGCAACATGCCTGGGTTTGGTATTACCCTGTTTACCATATTGCTGCCGGTTATTTTGATGCTGATTGGTTCCATAGCAAGCATCATTGACCCAAATGCTACGAGCGGTTTCACCGTTTTCAGTGAATTTATCGGTCATGAGATCATTGCTTTGCTCATTTCAGTTGTATTTGCCCTCTTTTCACTCGGCTTTGCACGTGGATTCACCAAACACGATATTTCCCGCTTCACCAGTGAATGTCTGGCGCCTACGGCGACCATCATTCTCATTATTGGCGGAGGCGGTGCTTTCAAACAGGTATTGATTAACAGTGGTGTAGGTAACGCCATTGCTGAAGTGGCCACCCATGCCAACATTAATGTAATCTTCTTCGCTTGGCTTGTCGCTGCACTTATTCGTGTAGCTACCGGTTCAGCAACCGTAGCCATGACCACAGCTGCTGGCATCGTCGCTCCGGTGCTTGCACTCACACCAGGGGCCAATATTGAGCTGGTTGTACTCGCCACAGGTGCAGGGTCACTCATCTTGTCCCATGTGAACGATGCCGGATTCTGGATGATCAAAGAATTCTTTAATATGAGCGTTGCCCAAACATTGAAAACGTGGACCGTTATGGAAACACTATTATCCGTGGTCGGACTGATCTTTATTTTGCTCCTGAGTACAGTCGTATAAAGGGACTCTCTATAGTAGAAAGAAATTAAAATCTCATCGCTTTCTGAAGAAAGAAGGATTAAATATATGAACAACTACATGATTGGGATCGATATTGGTACCACCAGTACCAAATCCGTATTATTTACCGAGCAAGGCTCCGTCATCAGCACCTCAACACAGGAATACCCTTTGTATACCCCTGCACCCGATGTTGCCGAACAGGACCCTGAAGAGATTGTACAAGCGGCCCTCCGCTCTGTCCGTGGAGTCATGGATCAGAGCGGTGTTGCTGCCGAGCAGATCCTGTTTGTATCCTGCAGCTCAGCTATGCATAGTGTCATTGCCATGGGACAGGATAACACACCCTTAACCCGTTGCATCACCTGGGCGGATAATCGAAGTGCAGCTTGGTCTGCCCAGCTGCAAGAGAATGGATTGGGCCATCGCATCTACCTGCGCACAGGTACACCGATCCATCCCATGTCACCGCTGACCAAATTAATGTGGCTACGCCACGATGAAACTGAACTTTTTGGGCGTACCGCAAAATTTATTTCGATTAAAGAATATCTGTTCTTCCGTCTATTCGGACAATATGTCGTCGACCATTCCATCGCTTCCTGCACAGGCTTGCTCAATCTGGAACAACTGGACTGGGACGCAGAGGCCCTTGAGATTGCAGGCATTACACCCGACCATCTCTCGAAGCTCGTGCCTACAACATATATATTAGAAGGAATGAATCACGAATCGGCTGAAAAAATGGCTCTCTCCCCCTCCACGCCCTTTGTTATTGGCGCAAGTGATGGGGTTTTATCCAATCTCGGCGTAAACGCCATTGAACCTGGTGTTGTCGCAGCAACCATCGGAACCAGCGGGGCCATTCGCACTGTCGTGGACCGTCCAGTTACCGATCCCAAAGGTCGAACCTTCTGTTATGCCCTCACAGAGAATCTTTGGGTCATTGGTGGACCTTTGAATAACGGTGGCATGTTGTTTCGTTGGGTACGGGATGAATTCGCCGCGTCTGAAGTGGAGACAGCGAAGCGACTTGGCATCAATTCCTATGATGTGCTGACCAAAATTGCCGAACGTGTCCGGCCGGGATCGGAAGGGCTTCTGTTCCATCCGTACCTTTCGGGCGAACGTGCCCCTTTATGGAATCCGGATGCCCGTGGTTCCTTTTTTGGCTTAACACTCCATCACCAGAAAGAGCATATGATCCGAGCTGTCCTGGAAGGGGTTATTTTCAACCTATATACGGTACTGCTCGCCATGGAAGAACAGATTGGACAACCTACCTCCATTCAAGCTACCGGTGGGTTTGCACGCTCTCCTCTCTGGCGCCAGATGATGTCTGATATCTTCAATCAGGAAGTGATTGTACCCGAGAGCTTCGAAAGTTCCTGTCTGGGTGCCGTCGTGCTTGGTTTGTACGCTACAGGGCGGATCCAATCGCTTCATGCCGTTTCTTCCATGGTGGGTACAACGCATCGGCATACCCCTGTCAAAGAGAATGCTGTACTCTACCAGGAGCTGCTGCCCATCTTTATTCGGATCTCTCGCAAACTGGAAGAGGAATACGCAGATATCGCTGAATTTCAGCGTAAGATGTCCCTTCCCCGTCTCTAAATCAT
Coding sequences:
- a CDS encoding gluconate:H+ symporter, producing MSTLFGLSHNATLLVWTLIAIIFLIVLISKYKWNPFITLLLSALMLGLLTGMKPADVISSITGGLGGTLGTIAIVIALGTMLGKMMAESGGAERIATTLVDRFGVKRVHWAMMIVGFIVGIPVFFEVGVILMIPIIFTVARKTNMSLLQIGIPILAGLSTVHGLVPPHPAPMIAIEAFSADLGKTILYSLIVGIPTAIIAGPLFGKFIGKRIHTEPPADLAEQFATKTNSNMPGFGITLFTILLPVILMLIGSIASIIDPNATSGFTVFSEFIGHEIIALLISVVFALFSLGFARGFTKHDISRFTSECLAPTATIILIIGGGGAFKQVLINSGVGNAIAEVATHANINVIFFAWLVAALIRVATGSATVAMTTAAGIVAPVLALTPGANIELVVLATGAGSLILSHVNDAGFWMIKEFFNMSVAQTLKTWTVMETLLSVVGLIFILLLSTVV
- the gntK gene encoding gluconokinase, which gives rise to MNNYMIGIDIGTTSTKSVLFTEQGSVISTSTQEYPLYTPAPDVAEQDPEEIVQAALRSVRGVMDQSGVAAEQILFVSCSSAMHSVIAMGQDNTPLTRCITWADNRSAAWSAQLQENGLGHRIYLRTGTPIHPMSPLTKLMWLRHDETELFGRTAKFISIKEYLFFRLFGQYVVDHSIASCTGLLNLEQLDWDAEALEIAGITPDHLSKLVPTTYILEGMNHESAEKMALSPSTPFVIGASDGVLSNLGVNAIEPGVVAATIGTSGAIRTVVDRPVTDPKGRTFCYALTENLWVIGGPLNNGGMLFRWVRDEFAASEVETAKRLGINSYDVLTKIAERVRPGSEGLLFHPYLSGERAPLWNPDARGSFFGLTLHHQKEHMIRAVLEGVIFNLYTVLLAMEEQIGQPTSIQATGGFARSPLWRQMMSDIFNQEVIVPESFESSCLGAVVLGLYATGRIQSLHAVSSMVGTTHRHTPVKENAVLYQELLPIFIRISRKLEEEYADIAEFQRKMSLPRL